Proteins encoded by one window of Dryocola sp. LX212:
- the proY gene encoding proline-specific permease ProY, with product MENKNKLKRGLSTRHIRFMALGSAIGTGLFYGSADAIKMAGPSVLLAYIIGGVAAYIIMRALGEMSVHNPAASSFSRYAQDNLGPLAGYITGWTYCFEILIVAIADVTAFGIYMGVWFPAVPHWVWVLSVVLIICSINLMSVKVFGELEFWFSFFKVATIIIMIAAGIGIIVWGIGNGGQATGIHNLWTNGGFFSNGWIGMIMSLQMVMFAYGGIEIIGITAGEAKDPQKSIPRAINSVPLRILVFYVGTLFVIMSIYPWDQVGTSGSPFVLTFQHMGITIAAGILNFVVITASLSAINSDVFGVGRMLHGMAEQGSAPKVFAKTSRNGIPYVTVLVMSLAMLLAVYLNYIMPENVFLVIASLATFATVWVWIMILLSQIAFRRRLSKEEAKELKFPVPGGVATTVVGLVFLVFIIALIGWHPDTRISLYVGCGWIVLLLIGWIFKQRRAAALAENS from the coding sequence ATGGAAAACAAGAACAAGCTCAAGCGCGGCTTGAGTACCCGACACATACGCTTTATGGCGTTGGGGTCGGCGATTGGTACGGGGCTGTTTTATGGTTCGGCTGACGCGATCAAGATGGCGGGGCCGAGCGTTCTGCTGGCCTATATTATCGGCGGTGTAGCGGCGTATATCATTATGCGCGCGCTGGGCGAAATGTCCGTTCATAATCCCGCTGCAAGTTCCTTTTCCCGTTACGCCCAGGACAACCTGGGGCCGCTGGCTGGCTATATAACCGGCTGGACCTACTGCTTTGAAATTCTGATTGTTGCCATCGCGGACGTCACCGCGTTCGGCATCTATATGGGCGTCTGGTTCCCCGCCGTGCCGCACTGGGTCTGGGTGCTCAGCGTGGTGCTGATCATCTGCTCCATCAACCTGATGAGCGTAAAAGTGTTCGGCGAGCTTGAATTCTGGTTCTCGTTCTTTAAAGTTGCCACCATCATCATCATGATTGCTGCCGGTATTGGTATTATCGTGTGGGGGATAGGTAACGGCGGCCAGGCGACGGGTATCCATAACCTGTGGACCAACGGCGGTTTCTTCAGCAACGGCTGGATTGGTATGATCATGTCGCTGCAGATGGTGATGTTCGCCTACGGCGGCATCGAAATCATCGGTATTACCGCGGGCGAAGCGAAAGATCCGCAGAAGTCGATTCCGCGCGCGATCAACTCCGTCCCGCTGCGTATTCTGGTGTTCTATGTGGGCACGCTGTTTGTCATTATGTCTATCTACCCGTGGGATCAGGTTGGCACCTCTGGCAGTCCGTTCGTACTCACTTTCCAGCATATGGGCATTACCATAGCGGCAGGTATTCTGAACTTTGTAGTTATCACCGCTTCTCTTTCTGCGATTAACAGCGACGTGTTCGGCGTAGGCCGCATGCTGCACGGCATGGCGGAGCAGGGCAGCGCACCGAAGGTGTTCGCTAAAACCTCCCGCAACGGCATTCCTTACGTCACCGTGCTGGTGATGAGCCTGGCCATGTTGCTGGCGGTGTACCTCAACTACATCATGCCGGAGAACGTCTTCCTGGTGATTGCTTCGCTGGCGACCTTCGCCACCGTGTGGGTGTGGATTATGATCCTGCTTTCGCAGATTGCCTTCCGCCGCAGGCTGTCGAAAGAAGAAGCCAAAGAGCTGAAGTTCCCGGTGCCGGGCGGCGTGGCGACCACGGTTGTCGGGCTGGTGTTCCTGGTGTTTATCATCGCGCTGATAGGCTGGCATCCGGATACCCGCATTTCGCTATACGTAGGCTGCGGCTGGATTGTGCTGCTGCTGATTGGCTGGATCTTTAAGCAGCGGCGGGCCGCTGCGCTTGCTGAAAACAGCTAA
- the malZ gene encoding maltodextrin glucosidase, with protein sequence MLNAWHLPVAPFVRTRIDKLHITLWLAGDEQPSRVVLRCEKDNEETSVTMMRQKNAPCEGVVAWNGAIELTSGQPRRRYSFKLLWLDHQRWFTPQGFSLIPPARLEQFAFDAPDEGPQWVQDQVFYQIFPDRFARSQPRQAGQDQIYYHHAAKREIILRDWDEPLTGEAGGSTFYGGDLDGISEKLPYLKKLGVTALYLNPVFTAPSVHKYDTQDYRHVDAQFGGDRALLRLRKNTQQQGMRLVLDGVFNHSGDTHPWFDRHQADESGACNNPHSPWRDFYSFSEEGRALDWLGYSSLPKLDYRSESLVEEIYQGEDSVVRHWLREPWGMDGWRLDVVHMLGEEGGAKNNLLHVTGITKAAKETRPDAYILGEHFGDARQWLQVDAEDAAMNYRGFTFPVWGFLANTDISYDPQHIDAQTCMTWMDEYRASLSHQQQLRMFNQLDSHDTARFKSILGKDVARLPLAVVWLYCWPGVPCVYYGDEVGLDGHNDPFCRKPFPWRKGDQDLELLALYQRLGKLRRQSRALRQGGCQVVYAEGDVVVFVRVYQNERVLVAINRGEQREVTLPWTPLLSGKAWTQLEGEEVLSLKTLVLPAVSFAVWRSL encoded by the coding sequence ATGTTGAATGCCTGGCACCTTCCGGTTGCGCCATTTGTTCGGACACGCATAGACAAGCTGCATATCACCCTCTGGCTTGCCGGAGACGAGCAGCCGTCGCGCGTGGTGTTGCGCTGTGAGAAAGACAACGAAGAGACATCCGTCACCATGATGCGGCAGAAAAACGCGCCCTGTGAAGGGGTCGTTGCCTGGAACGGCGCGATCGAACTTACCAGCGGTCAGCCACGCCGCCGCTACAGCTTCAAGCTGCTGTGGCTTGACCACCAGCGCTGGTTCACGCCGCAGGGCTTCAGTCTTATCCCGCCTGCCCGTCTTGAACAATTTGCTTTTGACGCGCCGGATGAGGGGCCGCAGTGGGTGCAGGATCAGGTGTTCTACCAGATCTTTCCGGACCGCTTTGCCCGTAGCCAGCCGCGCCAGGCCGGGCAGGATCAGATTTACTATCACCACGCAGCGAAGCGGGAGATCATCCTGCGCGACTGGGATGAGCCGCTGACGGGAGAGGCGGGGGGATCGACGTTCTACGGCGGCGATCTGGACGGCATCAGCGAAAAACTGCCGTACCTGAAAAAGCTCGGCGTCACGGCGCTGTACCTCAACCCGGTGTTCACCGCGCCGAGCGTGCATAAATACGACACCCAGGACTATCGCCACGTGGACGCACAGTTCGGCGGCGATCGTGCTTTACTGCGGCTGCGCAAGAACACCCAGCAGCAGGGGATGCGCCTGGTACTGGACGGCGTTTTCAACCACAGCGGTGACACGCATCCGTGGTTTGATCGTCATCAGGCTGACGAGAGCGGGGCGTGTAATAACCCGCACTCGCCGTGGCGGGATTTCTATAGCTTCTCAGAGGAGGGGCGTGCGCTGGACTGGCTGGGCTATTCCAGCCTTCCGAAGCTCGACTATCGTTCGGAGTCGCTGGTCGAAGAAATTTATCAGGGCGAGGACAGCGTGGTGCGCCACTGGCTGCGGGAACCCTGGGGCATGGACGGCTGGCGGCTCGACGTGGTGCACATGCTGGGCGAGGAGGGTGGTGCGAAGAACAACCTGCTGCACGTCACCGGCATCACTAAAGCCGCGAAGGAAACCAGGCCGGACGCCTATATCCTCGGCGAACATTTCGGCGATGCGCGCCAGTGGCTTCAGGTGGATGCGGAGGACGCCGCGATGAACTACCGGGGCTTTACGTTCCCGGTCTGGGGCTTCCTTGCCAACACGGATATCTCCTACGATCCGCAGCATATCGATGCGCAAACCTGCATGACGTGGATGGACGAGTATCGTGCCAGCCTCTCGCACCAGCAGCAGCTGCGCATGTTTAACCAGCTCGACAGCCACGACACGGCGCGCTTTAAGTCGATCCTTGGCAAAGACGTTGCCCGTCTGCCGCTGGCCGTGGTCTGGCTGTACTGCTGGCCGGGCGTGCCCTGCGTCTATTATGGCGATGAAGTGGGGCTGGACGGCCATAACGATCCGTTCTGCCGCAAGCCTTTCCCGTGGCGCAAGGGCGATCAGGATCTTGAGCTGCTGGCGCTGTATCAGCGATTAGGCAAGCTGCGCCGCCAGAGCCGGGCGCTGCGCCAGGGCGGGTGCCAGGTGGTCTACGCCGAAGGTGACGTCGTGGTCTTCGTGCGCGTTTATCAGAACGAACGGGTGCTGGTAGCCATCAACCGTGGCGAGCAGCGTGAGGTGACACTGCCCTGGACGCCGCTGCTCAGCGGGAAAGCCTGGACTCAGCTGGAAGGCGAGGAGGTACTGAGCCTGAAGACGCTGGTGCTGCCAGCGGTTTCTTTCGCCGTGTGGCGCAGTTTGTAA
- a CDS encoding TrkH family potassium uptake protein has translation MTGCVKGFALNRRKTQVLPRLTVIIHLCGFLVFLYSLSMLPPMLVALVNKERSMFAFLTTFVVFASLGGASWAMTRCSNIQLKTRDGFVIIVLFWLLFSLISALPFWLNADVHMPFADALFEGVSGITTTGATVLNDVSDIPRSMLYYRAQLNFIGGLGVIVLAVAVLPLLGIGGMKLYQSEMPGPFKEERLTPRLADTSKSLWFTYLLLGLLCTVSFRAAGMQWFDALCHGLSTVSLGGFSTRNESIGYFDSNAIEMVAGIFSLLSAVNFTLYFVALSKWSLKPFRKNAELKFFLLVVAIIALIASLEVYRAGMYSLSDSFVHAFFLTSSMITDNGLSTGDYARWPSHTIVLLLSASFFGGCVGSTCGGIKALRVLILFKQSRHELHQLAHPRALYSIKVGGALINDRVVRSVGSFFFLYAACTFFFIWALNLMGYDLLTSYASVAACINNMGLGFGETAQGFGTLSDGAKFLLCSAMLLGRLEIYPVLILLSRVFWRA, from the coding sequence ATGACCGGTTGCGTCAAGGGGTTTGCATTGAATCGGCGGAAAACACAGGTTTTGCCACGGCTTACTGTCATTATCCACCTGTGTGGATTTTTGGTGTTTTTGTACAGCCTCTCTATGCTGCCGCCGATGCTGGTGGCGCTGGTCAATAAAGAGCGCAGCATGTTTGCGTTTTTGACCACCTTTGTGGTGTTCGCCTCCCTTGGCGGTGCCAGCTGGGCGATGACCCGGTGCAGCAATATCCAGCTCAAAACTCGTGACGGATTCGTTATTATCGTTCTGTTCTGGCTGCTATTTTCCCTGATAAGCGCACTGCCTTTCTGGTTGAATGCTGATGTACATATGCCGTTTGCGGACGCGCTGTTCGAAGGCGTGTCGGGTATAACTACGACCGGCGCTACGGTGCTTAATGACGTCAGCGATATTCCACGTTCCATGCTCTACTACCGGGCGCAGCTCAACTTCATTGGCGGTTTAGGCGTTATCGTTCTGGCGGTGGCCGTGCTGCCGCTGCTGGGCATTGGCGGCATGAAACTTTACCAGTCGGAAATGCCCGGGCCGTTCAAAGAAGAGCGTTTAACGCCGCGCCTGGCGGATACCTCAAAAAGCCTCTGGTTTACCTATCTGCTGCTTGGCCTGCTGTGTACCGTGAGCTTCCGCGCGGCGGGAATGCAGTGGTTTGATGCGCTTTGCCACGGGCTGTCGACGGTTTCTTTGGGCGGTTTTTCTACCCGCAACGAGAGCATTGGCTATTTCGACAGCAACGCAATAGAGATGGTGGCTGGCATTTTCTCGCTGCTGTCGGCGGTAAATTTTACCCTCTATTTCGTTGCCCTGAGCAAGTGGAGCCTGAAGCCATTTCGTAAGAATGCCGAGCTGAAATTCTTTTTGCTGGTTGTGGCGATTATTGCGCTGATCGCTTCACTTGAAGTCTACCGCGCGGGGATGTACAGCCTGTCTGATTCTTTCGTCCACGCATTCTTCCTTACCAGCTCGATGATTACGGATAATGGCCTTTCTACTGGGGATTACGCCCGCTGGCCGTCGCATACCATCGTGCTGCTGCTCAGCGCGAGCTTCTTCGGCGGCTGCGTAGGTTCCACGTGCGGGGGGATTAAGGCGCTGCGCGTGCTGATCCTCTTTAAGCAAAGCCGCCATGAGCTGCACCAGCTGGCACATCCAAGAGCGCTGTACAGCATTAAAGTGGGCGGGGCGCTAATTAATGACCGCGTTGTGCGTTCAGTTGGCAGCTTCTTCTTCCTCTACGCCGCCTGTACATTTTTCTTTATCTGGGCGCTGAATCTGATGGGCTATGACCTGCTCACCTCTTATGCTTCCGTCGCGGCCTGTATTAACAATATGGGGCTGGGTTTTGGCGAGACTGCGCAGGGTTTTGGCACGCTAAGCGACGGAGCGAAGTTTCTGCTTTGCTCGGCGATGCTGCTGGGGCGACTGGAAATCTATCCGGTGCTGATTTTGCTGTCACGGGTGTTCTGGCGGGCGTAA
- a CDS encoding peroxiredoxin C: MVLVTRPAPDFTAAAVLGSGEIVENFNFKAHTNGKPTVVFFWPMDFTFVCPSELIAFDKRYEEFQKRGVEVVGVSFDSEFVHNAWRKTPVENGGIGEVKYAMVADVKREIQKAYGIEHPEAGVALRGSFLIDKAGIVRHQVVNDLPLGRNIDEMLRMVDALQFHEEHGEVCPAQWEKGKEGMNASPDGVAKYLSENVAKL; this comes from the coding sequence ATGGTCCTGGTTACTCGTCCAGCCCCTGACTTTACCGCAGCTGCCGTACTTGGCAGTGGCGAAATCGTTGAAAACTTCAACTTCAAAGCACACACCAACGGTAAACCAACCGTCGTGTTCTTCTGGCCAATGGACTTCACCTTCGTCTGCCCGTCTGAACTGATCGCGTTCGACAAGCGTTACGAAGAGTTCCAGAAGCGTGGCGTAGAAGTCGTTGGTGTTTCTTTTGACTCCGAATTCGTTCACAACGCATGGCGTAAAACCCCTGTTGAGAACGGCGGCATCGGTGAAGTGAAATACGCGATGGTTGCTGACGTTAAGCGTGAAATCCAGAAAGCTTACGGTATCGAACACCCGGAAGCGGGCGTTGCACTGCGTGGCTCCTTCCTGATCGACAAAGCCGGTATCGTGCGCCACCAGGTTGTTAACGACCTGCCGCTGGGCCGTAATATCGACGAAATGCTGCGCATGGTTGACGCGCTGCAGTTCCACGAAGAGCACGGCGAAGTGTGCCCGGCTCAGTGGGAGAAAGGCAAAGAAGGGATGAACGCGTCTCCGGACGGCGTTGCTAAATACCTGAGCGAAAACGTTGCTAAGCTGTAA
- the acpH gene encoding ACP phosphodiesterase, whose protein sequence is MNFLAHLHLASLAESSLLGNLLADFVRGNPDDSFSPDIVAGIYMHRRVDVLTDRLPEVTLAKAWFRPETRRVAPITLDVMWDHFVSRHWAKLTPDTELVDFIAHARSHIVPHLADTPPRFINLNNYLWDERWMERYSDMAFIANVLNGMASRRPRLDALRASWQDLDAHYEALEALFWQFYPRMMEQAAQKSL, encoded by the coding sequence ATGAATTTCCTCGCGCATCTACATCTGGCCAGCCTTGCGGAAAGTTCGCTGCTCGGCAACCTGCTGGCAGATTTTGTTCGCGGTAATCCCGATGACAGCTTTTCACCCGACATAGTGGCGGGCATTTATATGCATCGCCGGGTTGACGTGCTGACTGACCGGCTTCCTGAAGTGACGCTCGCCAAAGCGTGGTTTCGTCCTGAAACCCGTCGGGTAGCGCCGATTACCCTGGATGTCATGTGGGATCATTTCGTCTCGCGCCACTGGGCAAAGCTGACCCCAGACACCGAGCTGGTTGATTTTATCGCCCACGCTCGCTCGCATATCGTCCCGCACCTGGCCGACACCCCACCGCGCTTTATTAATCTTAATAACTATCTCTGGGATGAGCGCTGGATGGAGCGCTACAGCGACATGGCGTTTATCGCTAACGTTCTCAACGGCATGGCGTCGCGTAGACCAAGACTGGATGCTTTGCGAGCCTCCTGGCAGGACCTGGATGCCCACTATGAAGCGCTGGAAGCACTTTTCTGGCAGTTCTACCCGCGTATGATGGAACAGGCCGCACAAAAAAGTTTGTAA
- the queA gene encoding tRNA preQ1(34) S-adenosylmethionine ribosyltransferase-isomerase QueA, whose protein sequence is MRVADFSFELPESLIAHYPQASRSACRLLSLDGPTGELTHGTFTDLLDKLNPGDLLVFNNTRVIPARLFGRKASGGKIEVLVERMLDDKRILAHIRASKAPKPGAELLLGDDESVHATMVARHDALFEVEFNDERSVLDILNSIGHMPLPPYIDRPDEDADRELYQTVYSQKPGAVAAPTAGLHFDEPLLEALRNKGIEQAFVTLHVGAGTFQPVRVDSIEDHIMHSEYAEVPQEVVDAVLACKVRGNRVIAVGTTSVRSLESAAQAAKNDLIEPFFGDTQIFIYPGYQYSVIDALVTNFHLPESTLIMLVSAFAGYKHTMNAYQAAVNSEYRFFSYGDAMYITYNPQAINERPAA, encoded by the coding sequence ATGCGTGTTGCCGATTTCTCCTTCGAACTGCCAGAGTCCCTGATTGCCCACTATCCGCAGGCAAGCCGCAGCGCCTGCCGTTTGCTGTCGCTCGACGGGCCGACAGGGGAGTTAACGCATGGCACTTTCACCGATCTGCTCGATAAGCTCAACCCCGGCGATCTGCTGGTCTTTAATAATACCCGCGTGATCCCCGCCCGTCTGTTTGGTCGTAAAGCCAGCGGCGGCAAGATTGAGGTGCTGGTCGAGCGCATGCTTGACGACAAGCGCATTCTCGCGCATATCCGCGCTTCTAAAGCCCCGAAGCCGGGCGCTGAACTGCTGCTGGGCGATGATGAAAGCGTACACGCCACCATGGTAGCGCGCCACGATGCCCTGTTCGAAGTGGAATTTAACGACGAGCGCAGCGTACTGGATATTCTGAACAGTATTGGCCATATGCCGCTGCCGCCGTATATCGATCGTCCTGATGAAGATGCGGATCGCGAGCTTTATCAGACCGTTTACAGTCAGAAACCGGGCGCGGTTGCTGCCCCAACAGCCGGTCTGCATTTCGATGAGCCTCTGCTGGAAGCGCTGCGTAATAAAGGCATCGAGCAGGCGTTTGTGACGCTGCACGTTGGTGCGGGCACGTTCCAGCCGGTGCGCGTGGACAGCATTGAAGACCACATCATGCATTCCGAATATGCGGAAGTGCCGCAGGAAGTTGTCGATGCCGTGCTGGCCTGCAAAGTACGCGGTAATCGGGTGATCGCCGTGGGCACCACGTCCGTTCGTTCGCTGGAAAGCGCCGCGCAGGCCGCAAAAAACGATCTGATTGAGCCGTTCTTCGGTGATACTCAAATCTTTATCTACCCAGGCTACCAGTACAGCGTCATCGATGCCCTGGTGACCAACTTCCACCTGCCTGAATCCACGCTTATCATGCTGGTGTCCGCCTTTGCAGGCTATAAACACACCATGAATGCCTATCAGGCGGCTGTAAATTCCGAATATCGCTTTTTTAGTTACGGTGATGCGATGTATATCACGTACAATCCTCAGGCTATTAATGAGCGCCCAGCCGCTTAG
- the tgt gene encoding tRNA guanosine(34) transglycosylase Tgt codes for MKFELDTTDGRARRGRLVFDRGVVETPAFMPVGTYGTVKGMTPEEVQETGAQIILGNTFHLWLRPGQEIMKLHGDLHDFMQWKGPILTDSGGFQVFSLGDIRKITEAGVHFRNPINGDAIFLDPEKSMEIQYDLGSDIVMIFDECTPYPADWDYAKRSMEMSLRWAQRSRDRFDSLGNKNALFGIIQGSVYEDLRDISVKGLVEIGFDGYAVGGLAVGEPKDDMHRILEHVCPQIPADKPRYLMGVGKPEDLVEGVRRGIDMFDCVMPTRNARNGHLFVTDGVVKIRNAKHKDDTSPLDAECDCYTCRNYSRAYLHHLDRCNEILGARLNTIHNLRYYQRLMAGLRKAIEEGKLEHFVTDFYERTGKPVPALNVD; via the coding sequence GTGAAATTTGAATTAGATACTACCGATGGTCGCGCTCGCCGTGGTCGCCTGGTGTTTGACCGTGGCGTGGTAGAAACCCCTGCGTTTATGCCGGTGGGTACCTACGGCACCGTTAAGGGCATGACGCCGGAAGAAGTGCAGGAAACCGGGGCGCAAATTATCCTCGGCAATACTTTCCACCTGTGGTTACGCCCGGGTCAGGAAATCATGAAGCTGCACGGCGATCTGCACGATTTTATGCAGTGGAAAGGCCCGATTCTGACTGACTCCGGCGGCTTCCAGGTCTTCAGCCTTGGGGATATCCGTAAGATCACCGAAGCGGGCGTGCATTTCCGCAACCCGATCAACGGCGACGCGATCTTCCTCGATCCAGAAAAATCCATGGAAATTCAGTACGATCTCGGTTCCGATATCGTGATGATTTTCGATGAGTGTACGCCATACCCGGCCGACTGGGATTATGCGAAGCGTTCTATGGAAATGTCCCTGCGCTGGGCGCAGCGCAGCCGCGATCGCTTTGATTCCCTTGGCAATAAAAATGCGCTTTTTGGCATCATTCAGGGTAGTGTTTACGAAGATTTACGAGATATCTCGGTAAAAGGTCTGGTAGAGATAGGCTTTGATGGCTACGCTGTCGGCGGCCTGGCTGTAGGTGAACCAAAGGACGACATGCACCGCATTCTGGAACATGTTTGCCCACAGATCCCTGCTGACAAGCCACGTTACCTTATGGGAGTCGGTAAACCGGAAGACCTGGTCGAAGGCGTCCGCCGCGGTATCGATATGTTTGACTGTGTTATGCCAACGCGTAACGCACGTAACGGTCATTTGTTTGTCACAGATGGCGTGGTGAAAATCCGTAACGCGAAGCACAAGGACGATACATCTCCGCTTGATGCTGAGTGTGATTGCTATACGTGTCGCAATTATTCACGTGCCTACTTGCATCATCTTGACCGTTGCAACGAAATACTCGGCGCGCGGCTCAATACCATTCATAATCTTCGCTACTACCAGCGCCTGATGGCTGGTTTACGCAAGGCTATTGAAGAGGGTAAATTAGAGCACTTCGTGACTGATTTTTACGAGCGGACAGGTAAGCCAGTTCCAGCTTTGAACGTCGATTAA
- the yajC gene encoding preprotein translocase subunit YajC, with translation MSFFISDAVAATGAPAQGSPYSLILMLVVFGLIFYFMILRPQQKRTKEHKKLMDSIAKGDEVLTTGGLVGRVAKVADTGYISIALNDTTEVVIKRDFVAAVLPKGTMKAL, from the coding sequence ATGAGCTTTTTCATTTCTGATGCGGTTGCTGCAACCGGTGCTCCAGCGCAGGGTAGCCCGTACTCTTTGATTCTGATGCTGGTGGTCTTTGGCCTGATCTTCTATTTCATGATCCTGCGTCCACAGCAAAAGCGTACTAAAGAGCACAAGAAACTGATGGACTCCATCGCCAAAGGTGATGAAGTGCTGACGACCGGTGGTCTGGTTGGGCGCGTAGCGAAAGTAGCTGACACTGGCTATATTTCTATCGCACTGAATGACACCACTGAAGTTGTTATCAAGCGTGATTTCGTAGCTGCCGTTCTGCCGAAAGGCACCATGAAGGCGCTGTAA
- the secD gene encoding protein translocase subunit SecD yields MLNRYPLWKYIMLVVVIVVGLLYALPNLYGEDPAVQITGARGIAASEQTLIQVQNTLKEEKIAPKSVALEEGAILARFDTTDTQLRAREALMGVLGDKYVVALNLAPATPRWLTMISAEPMKLGLDLRGGVHFLMEVDMDTALSKLQEQTTEGLRSDLREKGIAYTNVRKADNYGVDILFRDSAARDAAVSYLGPRHRDLVITNQGNNSLRAVMSDARLSEAREYAVQQNINILRNRVNQLGVAEPLVQRQGADRIVVELPGIQDTARAKEILGATATLEFRLVNTNVDQSAAASGRVPGDSEVKQTREGQPIVMYKRVILTGDHITDSTSSTDEYNQAQVNISLDGAGGNIMSNFTKDNIGKPMATLFVEYKDSGKKDATGRAVLVKQEEVINVANIQSRLGNSFRITGISNANEARQLSLLLRAGALIAPIQIVEERTIGPTLGMENIKQGLEACLAGLAVSIIFMLFFYKKFGLIATSALLVNLVLIVGIMSLLPGATLTMPGIAGIVLTLAVAVDANVLINERIKEELSNGRSVQQAINEGYQGAFSSIFDANVTTLIKVIILYAVGTGAIKGFAITTGIGVATSMFTAIVGTRAIVNLLYGGKRINKLSI; encoded by the coding sequence GTGTTAAACCGCTATCCTTTATGGAAGTACATCATGCTGGTCGTCGTCATTGTCGTCGGCCTGCTATACGCACTTCCCAACCTATATGGTGAGGATCCGGCAGTACAGATCACTGGCGCGCGCGGCATCGCCGCCAGTGAGCAAACGCTGATCCAGGTCCAGAACACCTTAAAAGAAGAAAAAATCGCCCCTAAGTCTGTGGCTTTGGAAGAGGGGGCGATTCTTGCACGCTTCGACACCACCGATACGCAGCTGCGCGCCCGTGAAGCGCTGATGGGCGTATTGGGCGACAAATATGTCGTGGCGCTTAACCTTGCACCGGCGACCCCTCGCTGGCTAACCATGATCTCCGCAGAGCCGATGAAACTCGGTCTTGACCTGCGCGGCGGCGTGCACTTCCTGATGGAAGTCGACATGGATACCGCGTTAAGCAAGCTGCAGGAACAAACCACTGAAGGTCTGCGTAGCGACCTGCGTGAGAAAGGCATTGCCTACACCAACGTGCGTAAAGCTGATAACTATGGTGTCGACATTCTCTTTCGTGATAGCGCAGCTCGTGATGCGGCCGTCTCTTACTTAGGCCCACGTCACCGCGATCTGGTTATCACTAACCAGGGCAATAACTCGCTGCGCGCCGTGATGTCCGATGCTCGTCTGAGCGAAGCGCGTGAATACGCCGTTCAGCAGAACATCAATATTCTGCGTAACCGTGTAAACCAGCTGGGTGTAGCTGAACCGCTGGTTCAACGTCAGGGTGCCGATCGCATCGTCGTAGAGCTGCCGGGTATTCAGGATACAGCGCGTGCGAAAGAGATCCTTGGCGCTACCGCGACGCTGGAATTCCGTCTGGTTAACACCAACGTAGACCAGTCTGCCGCCGCGTCTGGCCGCGTGCCGGGTGATTCGGAAGTGAAACAAACCCGTGAAGGTCAGCCGATTGTCATGTACAAGCGCGTGATCCTCACTGGTGACCACATCACCGACTCCACCTCAAGCACCGATGAGTACAATCAGGCTCAGGTTAATATCTCCCTGGACGGCGCTGGCGGTAACATCATGTCTAATTTCACCAAGGACAACATCGGCAAGCCGATGGCGACCCTTTTTGTGGAGTACAAAGACAGCGGTAAGAAAGATGCCACCGGTCGTGCGGTGCTGGTGAAACAGGAAGAAGTGATCAACGTGGCGAACATTCAGTCGCGTCTGGGCAACAGCTTCCGTATCACCGGGATAAGCAACGCGAATGAAGCTCGCCAGCTCTCTCTGCTGCTGCGTGCGGGTGCACTGATTGCGCCAATTCAGATTGTTGAAGAACGCACCATTGGCCCGACCCTGGGTATGGAAAATATCAAGCAGGGTCTGGAAGCGTGTCTGGCAGGCCTCGCGGTCTCCATCATCTTCATGCTTTTCTTCTACAAGAAGTTTGGCCTGATTGCGACCTCCGCGCTGCTGGTTAACCTCGTGCTGATTGTGGGCATCATGTCCCTGCTGCCGGGGGCGACGCTGACCATGCCGGGTATTGCGGGTATTGTCTTAACCCTTGCGGTAGCGGTCGATGCTAACGTACTGATAAACGAACGTATTAAGGAAGAGCTTAGTAACGGTCGGTCGGTACAGCAGGCCATCAACGAAGGTTATCAGGGCGCGTTCAGCTCCATCTTTGATGCCAACGTTACGACGCTAATCAAGGTCATCATCCTGTATGCCGTTGGCACCGGGGCAATTAAAGGCTTTGCGATCACGACCGGGATTGGTGTGGCGACGTCCATGTTTACCGCTATCGTCGGTACCCGTGCCATCGTAAACCTGTTGTACGGCGGCAAACGCATCAACAAGCTGTCTATCTGA